In Porites lutea chromosome 8, jaPorLute2.1, whole genome shotgun sequence, the genomic stretch aGGATTCTCTTTTAAAACCTTTGAATCACCTAAATTAACAGTCATTGCCACTTCGGCAAGAGCACGTGAACGCTATTAGAAATGTTGTAGATAATCAGAAATGATTGGAAGTACAAAAATCTAGGACTTCAAATTCTGTGTCCTCAGAGCCTCCTTGTCCTTATGCTCAGGACCccaggaggctctggggacgaggatGGGACTAGGTTTGAACGAGAGCAGAAATTCCCGCCATGCAGAAGACgtgtcactatccagatctgggtagtacttctgattggtcatgccccgtggggaaatttgcttcaactaaTCATAaacattacccagatctggttggTAACACCTCaccggtatggaatttctgaacATTGTAAGTTTTAGGCAAAAGCGTTTTAACACAATCTTGTGATTCTCTTGCGAACCATTCTCTGTTTCAGATTACAATGGGGGAAATTTACACCCGTTTACTGACCAAACTGGCACAAAAAAACCCTGCCCTTTGCAAGGCTGCCTTATATAATCGAttagtacccctcccccctgtCCATAAAGCATgatgtccgttaagagagagtcgactggtaaatgatttattaacatttttgaTATGAAAACGAGAACCCTGGACATTGGTTACTCTAAAAAAGTCATGGCATAAACCCAAAAATTGTCATAAGATTCCAAATCCATAAAAATGGATTTTGCTTCACACTTCGCAACAGGTAACCCAGATATTCAATTTCTTTATATATCGAGCCTTGATGTTAAAATTATGACGTCCTAATGAGTGCTAATTTACAGACAATACCATGCAATATAAATTATCAATTAATATATACACTTTATTGAGAATTCTAAACACTACAGTAGATTTATACATATTCGCCACATATTCATTGCGCATCATCGTGTTACATGTTTTACATTCCTCAATATTACagataaaactaaactagttTGAGAGTGTTAAATGGACACCTATCTTGTATATTTATTGGTAAATTGTATGGGATTACCAGTACGTTAGTTATTTAGTCTGATTTTGCTTAGTTGACACTTATTTAACATGATTTTGAAGCGAATCATGGATTCTCTAGAGAGATTTGCCAGCTGCGCAAAGCTAACTACTGAACAGTGAAACCGATTAATAGATCGTTCTTAGGGGGTGTAATTGACGGGAAGAGGTTCTTACACGACTAATGAATTTGCACTTTTTAGGTCGATTCTTCAAGCAACCTTGAAAATTAAGTTGTTTCACTAACGCAACTAAATTTGCACTTAATACTATCTCAGGTGCGACTAGAATAGTGAAGTCAGAAGAATGTCACCGGGTTACTGGTCTCATACGGTATATATCTAGctggttttaaaaacaaaaaactgtgaTTTATTTAACCAGAATAAAGCCAAAACTACAGTTCTTATCGGCCCAAAAAGCCTAAAGACACTTCAAAGGCGAAAAATGGAAGGATAAAAGAGGAGAGAAAGAAACAAGGATCATGAATGAGCGGGTGGAGGGGGGAGGACGCAATGGCTGCTGCATACTTAATTCAGAACGTAGCTAGTATGGTCTACAGGCAAGAAAGAAAGACTTAATTTTATGCACGTTTGAAAATCTAgtttgagaaaacagccgactttTAGCGacttcccgcgaaatgacgccTGAAAAAGGAGgtcagaaattccatactgatgacgtatcactagccagatctgggtagggcttttgattggttgaaaatgtgcttcaaccaatcagaaacacgacccagatctgggtagggaCGAGTCgtcggtatggaatttctgcacccgttttttctcagacgtcatttcgcgggggaACCAGCGGTGGAGTCTCGAagtgtcggctgttttctccgGCTATTGAAAATTGTTTCAACTGCTTTCTAAGGTCAgtgaacttttttaaaatgtagCTAGATGTATCATGTGAAGCAAAGCCAAGAACTTTATGTTATCAATATTTCACAACTCAAATATTTCGACAAATCCGTGATCATTCATATTACCTCCAGTGATACCTAAACAGCTTGAGCCACTACAGTACGAGCCCCCTCCCCCACCGGCTTGAGAATCCCATAAACCACTTCCTCCCCCGGAATATCCACCACCCCCTCCTGATGTACCATTATCCTCGGAACCTCCTCCCCCACCGCCAAACCCTCCTACTGCCCCAGGGGGTGGCCCACCGTTATAGCCACTATTCATTCCTCCAGCACGTCCCCCCACCCAATTCTGGACACGTGATCCACCCCTTTCCCCATGTTCTGGGCCGACTCTGGCGCACCCTTCCCCCAACCAACCTGCACCCACTCCCCCATGGTAGTCAGCCGTCTCGGGATTATTGTTACATTGACCAGGTTGTCCCCCAGTCCCTCCGCCATAAATCGCACTTGAATCGTTCCCTACACTACTTGTGCCATTAGGACCCGCCTGACCATCCACCCCGTTATACCCATTAGacgcaccccctccccctccggcAGCTAACAAAAGCTCGTTATTTGTTGTATAAACGAagctccctccccctcccccagtaCCAGCATTGTCCTCTACAGACAGTTCCAGTTGCACTGCTGTCAAGTTAGTAGACTGTCCTCCTTTCACTTCCACGGAGTCTCCTCCTCTCTGACCCACCACAATATTCAGAACAGTTTCTacattcaagcaaaacgttccTTGCTTCATCGCTCCTCTTCCACCATAGTAAGTTCCGGGATAATCTCCATAGTTAGTCGAGTGTGTTCCTCCTCGAGCACCCCAGGCTTTAATCAGATAAACACCGGTCTTGGGAACTATGAATCTTTGAATAATACCATATCGTCCCGTGTAtccttttgttgtaaaattgATAAGAggcactgaaaattaaaacaaaccaatACATACTGAAAAAGCCGGTTTGGTAAACGCCTTACAACAAGAACTCGTGGAACTTTCGCAAGTTTCGCGTCTCAGAAAAAATACGCTCCCCCCtaaatccaagttccactttACATAAGACCTCCTCGTTAGCAGCAAATCCACCAAAAGATGTTAACTACATTTAAGGTTTTCAATTACGTTAATTTATCAGGGAAAGGGGACCTTAAACTGTTGAATGAACACTTCAGGGTATATCAGGAAGACAACGAACATTCAGATCCCACTGATTTCACGTTATCGGTAATATGACTAAATAGTATTGTTGGTAACAAAGTTCCTATTGTACATTGCAAACGTTCCCTCTTTCCTCAAAGTCAATTTAACACTAGGGTGCCAGCACTTCATCAGTGAAAAACAAATCTGTAATATATGGCGTTTTTTCCTACTAATAATCTTTGCTTTCGTCAGTCAACTTTGTCGTGAAACCGTTAAATCAGGAGGGAGGATAAGAAGGGGTGTGAAAGGTAAGCGCACTTATTCGAATGCGGGTACACTTAATTAAAGGGGCACTAATTCCAGAATTAATCATTTTAAGCAATTTGTGATCAAACATCTCCGATAAGAAAAACGAGTACACAACTAGGAGTTTCAATTTGAAAGTTAGCGCTGGCGTCAGAGATGGAAGAAAATACGAGGaatacagtttgaaaataaagaaagggaAGTAGATGAAAGTGACCTCTGGTAATTAGGGTTGGCAAgcctgttttaaaataaaataacgttATAAGCAATTACAAAAAAACTCTCCTCGTTTATAATCTGCTTGCACCCTGGACATTTACTCGAAATCTCTCGATCTCGTCCACGAGCACGTTTTACCTGACGTCATCACACAGGAGTGAATATCccggataataataataaaaaaacaatcgATTGTGCATGCTTCTAATCTTACGTCCGACAAATTTTGGCATTTTCTCGCTATTGTAGAGAATAGTGTGCTGGCTCGGAAAGGCTCGCAGGTAATTAAGCTCACCTCCCGTCGTCATATTGCAGTAAGCAAGTACAGCCATATCCTGGTTTATACAGATCATCCAGTATTTTTTACTGGCCACAACCTGTCCCTCACTCATCTTTATTTCCTCGCAGCTTGCAGCTGGAAGTTCAGGAATGGATCCAATGGCCACTGTCAAAAGAAGTAACGTTTAGCACATCTTAATTAGCTTACAATTTACGCGTCAAATCTAGGTGGAAAAAAACTCTTCCCATTTAATCCGAGTGGGTATCAGCTGGAAACGAACCTAGAATGAAGTGCAAGTTTTTAAAAGAGTGTGGAGGCTTATTCCACATATTTAAAATGATTATTCCCTTCCCTTTGATTTTGCGTTGTGTGTTATTCTGTGAAGGAAAACCGAGTACATAGAATTTTCTCAGTattcaaggaagaaaattaaGGTGCCTAGTTTCATTTATTACCTTAGTGGCGAAAAATGGTAAACCACAAGAGAACACGACATAACGTTACCTTACACTTTAGCTTTAAgatacggaaaaacgggcaacaaaaaacgggCAACATGTTTGGCAACACTGCTGCGagacgagttgaatagcgatgtcgcgcgttttaccacccacatgaaacctgtcttgcaactaATCAGGTTGTTAACTGGTTTGCGCaagggtggtaaaacgcgcaacatcgctatctaactcgttttgcagcaatgttgcaaaacaagtttcgcgttttttgttgcccgtttttccgtaccgTTTTAGTCAACTCATACTAAGTAAGCCACCATTGTGACTAGCGAGTTTTTAAAATCagcaacgtttttgagcgacacgTCAATCGGAAGTGAACTTTTTGCACTGTCgagccgtgattttgaacaaactttTGGGCAAAACGTCTCTTTAAGAGTGAAGACACCTAGCAATACCAATgtggtagcgtcaaggcatataaaaagagaaaaaggttaacttccggttgacgtttatcgctcaaaaatgtcgctgcttaaagtccctactaCGGCTCTTTCATCTGCAGAAGCCTCCTTGCGTCGTGAGGAGGCTGGGGAGAGGAAAATAAGAAAGCGCGGAGTGGACCATAAGAATGCGAAAGACAGAACAACAGGCCGGGCTGCCGCTTTTTTTATCCTCTCATCGTCCACTGTGCACTTACTATTTTTAGACAAGACAAGTCTTAAATTAACTCTATTACAACCAGATATCACCTGATAACAAGtaaaaagcaatgaaaaaagaaaataaagaatattTGTAAATAACGTCAAAGGTGAAAAAGACAAATCTTCAATTGTTGCTACACATCGCGAGCCTCAGCTCTGCGGCGGAGAGAGGGACTCAATGCCATTTAGTGTCCATCTCAGCTAGTTAGTTGTACTCTGTCCGTGTTATAGAGCCGCGGCAAAGAAGATGACTGAGGTACGAAGGTGAGGCCCAACTCCAGGTGTACGTTTGGGGGAGGTGTCCGTCTCATAGTGGCGTCTTTTAGAGACTCTAGAACTGCCACCTCAGTATTCCTCCCATAACAGAACCCAACTTTAACATCCTCGCTTAACACTCAAggaaaaatattgaataaagGGAGGGATGGGTGGAGAATCGCCCGGGATCTTTATATGTGTCATTCAGTAAATTGACTCTTCTAGGATCTACCTCTATTCTTAGGCTTTTTCAAGTACAACTTGGTAACGTCTGAGATGAAGGCCTCTGGTCTTGCTTCTTTTGTGCGATTGTTgagctcacagatgtcctttcCCATGACGTGGTTGAAACTCTGGCATCTTGCCTCGTGCTTGCAAGCTTCTAAACAATAAAGTGAACTTGGAACTTTTAGCGTCTGGAAGACATGTCCTTTTAGCGCCATTTCATAAAACGGCTGGAAGTAACCGCAGGGATCGTCATTTTGTATACACGTAGAGGCATTTGGAGATTGAtgacagaagcaaaaaaaatcgtAACAAATTGGATCAGCTTCATGTTATTATTGGACACAacgcctaaaaataaaaatggcaaAATCAGTTGTAAGTGCATGCTGCATTGATGCACAGAAAAGCAACCTAAATACCACAAAACTGGGCCCGAGGGTTCGCAATATGCTAATATCGGCTAACAGTAAATAATACGGAATTGCCTTGCCCTTTAATGGTTCTGCTTGGCACCTCGCGTTTCCTCGTTGCCTTTCGGGCAAGGGGTTTGCGCCCATGATCAAATGGCTAGCGGTTGACTATTTTTCAAATGGCGATTTAATTCGGCGTCGATAATGAGATATCGTTCCGGAAATTAATTCCAGATGGACCCATAAAGATCCCACCAGGCTTacgtattttgtttttcatacttTTAGCGACGGGGATGTATATTTTACAAGGTACGACGGTAAAAGAGCAGTTCATATAAtacgttaaaaaacaaaactcttcTGGACCCATGAGAGTAATGAGAGCGGCCGAATTTTGGGGAAATTCGAGCTAACAAATTACAAAGGTAAACTTTCGCGTGAGACGAAATATCATGAAATTTTGGTGCATCCGATTGTTCGATTGTCGGCGAAATTTCTCGAGCGAGGTAGTAAACCGAAACCAAACTAGGCAGCATAAGATCAGACGACGTATTGATGCAAAAGTTCGTTTTGAATGGACCAAAATTCGCTTCGTTCaacgaaattttgtttttttgaccGAAAGTTTTGCTTTGTCCAAACCATTTTCCGTCCCCGCGAAACGAGATGTTGCAGGCCTGTCATCCTTGCGGTCAGCGCCGCGGATCGAGAGGTCTGGTAGAAGAATAGCTCAGAAAAAATTCGgagctccaggtgagaatcgaactcacgGCCCTCTGAGTTCTAGCCACTGAGCTACTGGAGGCTTTATGGCGAGCAGGGTCGATATTTGATTATAACCACACCATTCATAGAGGACTGTATGCGGACCAAAAAGGCGCGCAAGGGCAGTACAGCAGTTTCCCCTTATGTAACCGTTATCAACCTCGGTTATCAGTGAGATTTAAAATCACGCTAAAGGTAAGCGGCAAATGTCAGACCGaagttgcctagtccctaggcctcattattccgcgcggtcaatacgtttcgggtcacgtgatCCTAGCACGCGTGTTCGTCTCGAagacgtcaccgaaatgcattggcCTAGACggcctgggaaaacgccgtacggGGACTAGGCACTCCTCAAACAGTTCCTCAAACTAGGGGATGGGCAGATAACGGTTGTCCAAAGTAAATGTTGAGGATCAACCCGACTGAAAGTACTCGCCGATTTTCATTCcgatttttgttatttttccccATAGCGGCGATTGGTCTCCGCAGGTTAAGCTGATCAAAATAGTAAGTAAATAGTAAGCCCCTTGTTTATatgccctcctaaaaccccgcacgaagttgtataagcccCGCGGGGCTTGTAATCGGAAATTTACTGTTTCGCATACTTTCCGgttgaaaaatggtaccccgCCATAAGGTGCGTCTTTTCAATGCTGAAATGATAGATATTcctaccctttcgtatacttcaGTTAGAGAAATTCCCTATACCCTTTGACATACCTGACCCCTGAAAAATTTACCTCTTTCGGGCAGTCCCCCCCGTATATGTCATTATAGggattgcccccccccccccgcgcctCCCCGGGCTGGTAAGCACCCCTTCGCTACCAAAGATGTCCTTAAAAGTTAATAACGTGACCGTTGattaaaatttttagtttgagGAGGTCTCATATTATTGGAAAATGCAGTAAACCATTTATGTCTTCAAACCTTCGGCATGATACGGTAGAAAAATCAAGTATTTGCACTTTACGTGCTCTTACGGTTCATAAAACTAGAAACAGCGATCACAGATTGTGCACTCAGTTTGTTGCCCCTTTTCCCGCTACTTTCGCTTGTAAATACCTTACCTTCTTACCTGAGCAAATCAAATATCTGAACGATTTTGGGGCAAATTTTAGAATATCTTTCATGTCCGacataaaccaaaaccaaaaccccTGACAATTTCATCTTTAACCTTTTAATAACGTCAAGTTTTCCTTTGTGGTATCATATATTTACAATGCGCTGATGAATGGCGGGGATCTAAAATTCCGTAGAAAAAGGACTctaaaatgtatctaaaaataaataggtcagtgaaaacgccgtgacataggcctagtataaGAGTTACTCACTCCCGGTTTATGGGCTCCTAATCTGCCGTTATAGCTAGTGAAATTACTAACCTTGAAACTGCCTGAAGACTTTACCGCGTTCTTTAAAGCATCTTTAAAATTATGCGAGTTTTGGTACTGTGCGGATGTGCAGGGTTATTTGGCCGGTTTCCGGCTACCTGCTTCTGAGTTTCCTGCAATAAATTTCAGCCGATAACTTTTCCTTCGAAACTCGGAGTTAAAAAATAGCTTGGGCATCCAGGGTGATTTTCTCATTAAATTAAAGCAGAGCAAGCAGACGATTCTAAAGAAGAGAGAGAGATGTAATTAAAGAAAAGGGTACCGGCAGCCATGTAATGCACGTAGGAAACGAAAAAACgatgaaaatgagaaataaaatgatATGAAAACTATCACTCATAGAACCTTATTTAAATATATTATACCTCAGCATGTTTGTTTCTTGTGATGATTGCGATTCAAACTGTTTGTTTCAATTGACTATATCCGATCCCATTCGTGACCCCCACGCGCACGCGCCCTACTATCGGCTAATCACAAGGGTGGGTAATTGTCGTTTATCAGGCCACGTACAAACAATTTATCGCTTAATTTGTCGGAAAATAGAAAGGTATAAGTCGGAATCGTCGGTTTCGACCGCTAAACATTAAAGAAAAGTAGTTAATTCAAGCAGGTGCTGACAGTTTCCTTGGTCAGTTTCATCTTTCATTTACAaatttctccaaaaaaattaagtttttctCTCTATTACTTGCCGACtcaccaagagccattatggctcttggacTCACTCAATATGGAAggccttttttttacttctacgCGAAGCAACCCACGACTGCAAAACTTTTCTTCAGTGTTAAGCTTTGCAAGAAATATACTTGTAATTAGCCCAAGTATTACTCACCATATACTGAGTACTCTGTAAACTTTTAACACTGCCATATTATACTAAACGTACGACGCGCTAAGTATTCAGCAATTGTTTGACCCCTATAAGTTTCTTTAAGTCAAAATCTTGACATACCTTTTTTGAATCAAAATATTACCGAACGCAGCACAACCGGaaacgatgttttttttttgctttgctcAAATGTCAAAGtggagaaaaaattaattaaacctGATTCGCTACGTGCGCACATATCCAACTGAGGGCCCTCAACAGGTTTCCCGTGACCCAGGattcccttatttgaagctcgggattcgggatttaaAAGCAAAATCGGGACGAGTTTCGGGATTGAAATGCGTGGgaggtgggatgccaaaaataaccctcgggattgcacgaaattctgggtcgggattacgggattatTGAAGAATCCTGGCCTATTGGGACCCTAAATACTGGTTGGGAcccaaattaaaatgaaaacgttAAAAGACAATTTTTAACATAGCGGGCGCTAAACCAGAAGTTAATTGCCCAGTAAGGATACACAGTGCAATTCAATCATGAGATCACCTTGAACATATAAAGGGCCAGCTCTACCGGGTTTCAAACCAGGGGATTTTTTAACCATAGGCAATATTTGTGGCATACGTACATTACATAAAACCGCCACAaggtttctttcttcaaaaagatGTTTCACTGCGGTCTTCAGCTCTTCTTTCAGGGTAAACTTTAGgcctttttttcagttctaaTTCTGACAACAACTCTTGAAAAACAAACTCGAATCTCTTCCCACTTCCGCCCGCGCCATAATTGACTTGACACATGTGCGCGAAAACGCGATATAGGTCGATCAAATTTAATATACTCAAAAGGTATATGATGTGGATACTCAAATGGTATGATATAGATTTCAGCCAATCGGAACAAAGTATTAAGTCCAAGCTTGACAGTTAATTTATTCTGACCAATCACTGTTTTTACGCTCAGAATCTGAGCGTAAAAAAAGACCACTTCCACTCTTCGCGCTCTCCTCCATCCCCTTTCCCTTTTAGTTAATGCCTACTACGTAGAAAACGGGTGGTTTCTTTATACAGTAGCGAATTTAGAGGTGGGGCCGGGGGAAACGGCTTATTTTTGGGCTAACGAGCTTTTCCCTAAActgagggtgtgaatggggttaaccgactagcgacaaagggcgaaaaatattactgactaccgacaaaacgcgaaaaaaataacCGACTAatgacaggaaaaatattaacgaCTACCGACATGAACCGACATTAATTGATCGATATTTGTTTCCATTAAGAAGAGAACTTTGTATTTTTCCTACCTTAGAAAGTTAGCATATTAAATTTATGACCTATCAGTTGGTCAAACGGAAAGAATTTCCTTCTTTGTTACATTGCTACAACCCATATCAAAATCAAGGAAGTTATACCGACTATATAAatcatattttgaaaaaaaggcgaaaaatcgaacgtttcttgtttcggtAGACTTCACGGCAAATGTATCATAAAACGAGTAGTTTGCAGAGCGTATAAAAATTTCTACAAGGACAACTCTTCTATTCCTACATATTACCTGCGAGGAATGTTTAGATTAATtctcaaagaaaattcattcCACTTCAGTGGAAAGCACCACAGAACCGCAATGGCCAAAAATACATCAgtttcctttgccaatattttcttcgcatatattgaaacaaaaatTCTCAGTAAGCAAAACATTCTTTAAACCAACGGTTTGGTAACACTACATACTAGATCTTTGGGACATGGTAAAATCAGACATCGTACCTTTCTTCGAAAAGGCAAACTTCAGTGAAACTTACATCACCGTAATATTGAATTCACGACCGAAGTATCTGACACATAGACTGTGTTTGTAGACACGGTTACAAATATACAAAGGCACATGCAAGATTCAACGAAAAAGCTATTCTCGATGTTGAGGCACATTAaatttaaacaaacggaaacccTCCCATGCCGAAACAAACTCCTCTGAAGAAACGTTTGAGGAAAGGAGTatttcaatttgtaaaaaaCCGTGATGAACAGAGGCTACCCacacaatttgaaagaaaaggcGCTATGACAAATATAACTCACAGAGAGGAAAGCCGCGCCTTTCGTGACAAAATACCAAATATTAGTGTCCATCAGTTTAAAAGAAGCTTTGGAAAAGTGGAAATCAAAACCAATCACTACGTTGTACGTTGCCAAATGTTTAAAGAACGACTCAGTTTTATTTCCTACAAGAAAGCGGGAAATCATATAAAGGGGCATGCTCGTGATCATGAAAGCCATAATATTTGGTCAACACACAgtttcacgccggtatagatgAACAGCCTGTCACCCCTAGAGTGGGCCAGTTAACCTCTTTTGGTTACTTTTTATTGTGCCCTGTAATCAGTAAGGAAACCAAGTTCCCATTTACAACAAAAGCTTTGGTGATTTTATCGGTACTATATTGGGAAACAAAGGTGAAATCAATGATcaatacagaaataaataaaatgaagttttaaaagtgCAATAAAATGATGTATTATTTCGTTTTATAAGGATCAAATTCTTGAAACTGGGTCAGGAAATACAAAACAACTGCTAATAATTAACGTGCATTTTTACCTTTTAACTGACATttaccgacaaccgacaaagatcgaaaattttaaccgactaccgacaaagtaactgaattttaaccgacaaccgacaagtggattcccccattcagaccctctcaAATGACCTTGGCCCTATATTGGTCAAaaggtacccccccccccccgattttaaacatgttttagGTATGCGTTCAATACAATCGGCGTGATAATGTAGGTGATAGATCCCTTAATTCAGGGGTGTAGCGTGAGATTTTAAAGGTGTACGCATGGGAAGTAAATTTTTGCACAGAAAATTTCTTAATTTATTGTCTCTTTAACTTGATGACGGATGTCCGAGAACGTAGAAAGGGTGTcgtgttttttaaagttttatgaattaattcaatttttaaaatggaaGTGAGTAATATTCATCCCATTTTTATTTATAGAGAAAGACTCGTAACAGCCAATAGAAAACAACGATACATCAGGAGCCCATTACTTTGAGCCTCCATCTTGATTACTTTCAATTCTTGAGTCAACTCTTACATTTATAAATAgcacggcttgtttcccgcgaaaagtgtcatatttccgtgagtctcgtatgtcactgtgaaaaataaacttggatgaagtcgaactcgGAAGCCCGTCCTTCGACAGTTTTCCTTTCTTACTGTACGttcatttttatgattttacaGCCGCTGGCATCTGAGTATCATGAAATAAGAGTTAATGAACTACCCtactgagcatgaagcgatggggCAAAGGGAGCGAACTGAGGATCACTGAAAGGTTAtctaccaattgagctaacGAAACAACTGGGAGCAGGCCGTTGAATTGGTTTGTATATataacccgtgaaaggatgatgatgaagtgatgaatgtatgaaaatcatatatgagaactgcggggtgaagaattatgtgaaagaagatcatcgcagttatagacgctaCTTGTTCTTTTCGCAACGTAGGTGCTAGGGTTATCCTAGCAGGCGGGTTAAGGCCCGGGGGTACTGctcatataggtatgtgccgctgtgaaggtaATGATATCCAAATAATTTTCTCTAGGATAGGGTTTATAAATCGGAGAGTttaggtctagaatagggtatcaatttccaggaaactgatcaattggttgtaGATTTTAGTCTGAAAACCTCaaattgccactcaaaaatataaaaaaatatcaaatcggcaagtttaaatttacgCAACTCAGCTTAAAAGCTGCTCTATGATTGGGgaggatttggggagtttagtctagtatagggtatagcaaaattcagctgaactagctctggtataggctaagagttccagggtcccagccgTACCGGGGTTACTTAGCTGTGGTTAACTAGTCTACGATGTCTATGACCAGTCTCTCTTTGTTCTTGGTCCGTCTagcaaaacgcgcgagacacgcaaataaCCAGGCGCATGACTGAAGGCGCAAGGGTAACCGCTACCTGCCCTGAAAACACGTCgtgtaaaaaagaagaaatttgcgagtgctagggtaacccttCTTGGAAAGGTAACAGTAACAAGCTAACAAGAAGAAGTGAAGTAAAGTtggtacaatatatgtcccaTACATGACGTACGTACCGTTTCGTATGGCTGGAAGGACGATTTgtgcacacacaaaaaaatggggtttcaaaaatataagTAACAAAATCACGAGtataaaaggcgaaaaaaaaagaagatggagcATCAGAAAAA encodes the following:
- the LOC140946858 gene encoding uncharacterized protein produces the protein MISEFSYLNITSIGRNLIQEENDCGYACLEIPSCFSYNVAAFPDVNGKLLCELLPSDKYNNSDTFNASKEFYHFYIPSRCDSLPCKNTGKCISLYQEKGYKCICVKGFTGKDCETNINDCVNITRLNNGTCIDQINGFNCSCPPGFAGNRCEIDINECEGGPCLNNGTCTDRGNEFNCNCPPGFSGNRCEICEGRPCLNNGTCTDRINAFNCSCSPGFSGNRCEIVPLINFTTKGYTGRYGIIQRFIVPKTGVYLIKAWGARGGTHSTNYGDYPGTYYGGRGAMKQGTFCLNVETVLNIVVGQRGGDSVEVKGGQSTNLTAVQLELSVEDNAGTGGGGGSFVYTTNNELLLAAGGGGGASNGYNGVDGQAGPNGTSSVGNDSSAIYGGGTGGQPGQCNNNPETADYHGGVGAGWLGEGCARVGPEHGERGGSRVQNWVGGRAGGMNSGYNGGPPPGAVGGFGGGGGGSEDNGTSGGGGGYSGGGSGLWDSQAGGGGGSYCSGSSCLGITGGNMNDHGFVEIFEL